In a single window of the Papaver somniferum cultivar HN1 chromosome 8, ASM357369v1, whole genome shotgun sequence genome:
- the LOC113304161 gene encoding F-box/kelch-repeat protein At3g06240-like, whose product MIAGLKILRHTTTINRDRPQSGLHKRAYNTKALFSLIRNRSFMNMHHNLISNIETNANLLFWKNECMYSADYNSLSSSTPITVNRIDYPFKLQADYAVDIIYYCDGLLCVCCGNKSVGGHEIHLWNPSTNEYKKVPAAPRNLFHRLHLGVYGFGYDNNIDTYKFVRVMDFNGNYRSNSSKVDIYTLGSNSWKSIQNIPYFFEYHYTYLQGVLYKGALHWHARSLDKHSNVLISFDITRESFGEVALPKEPLKDNKYDDVCTRVLGGRLCVLFHLGQKFFHRPRERPGFY is encoded by the coding sequence ATGATAGCCGGTCTTAAAATACTAAGGCACACAACAACTATTAATAGGGACAGACCACAGAGTGGTTTACACAAGAGGGCATACAACACTAAAGCTTTGTTTTCGTTAATTCGTAATCGTAGTTTTATGAATATGCACCATAATCTTATAAGTAACATAGAAACCAATGCTAATCTTCTGTTTTGGAAGAACGAATGCATGTATTCGGCAGATTATAATTCATTGTCATCGTCAACGCCAATAACTGTCAATCGGATTGATTACCCTTTCAAATTGCAAGCTGATTATGCCGTTGATATTATATATTACTGTGATGGCTTGCTTTGCGTATGTTGTGGTAATAAGAGTGTCGGTGGACATGAAATACATTTGTGGAATCCTTCAACTAACGAGTACAAGAAAGTACCGGCTGCACCACGAAACCTTTTTCACAGGCTTCACTTAGGTGTTTACGGATTTGGTTATGATAACAATATTGACACTTACAAATTTGTAAGGGTTATGGATTTTAATGGTAATTATCGTTCAAATAGTTCTAAAGTTGATATATATACATTAGGATCAAACTCATGGAAAAGCATTCAAAACATACCTTACTTTTTTGAGTATCACTACACATATCTTCAAGGGGTACTCTACAAAGGAGCTCTTCATTGGCATGCACGTAGCCTTGATAAACACTCAAATGTTCTAATCTCTTTTGATATCACCCGTGAGAGTTTCGGGGAAGTTGCACTACCGAAAGAACCTCTGAAAGATAATAAGTACGATGATGTATGTACCAGAGTGTTAGGAGGTCGCCTTTGTGTACTTTTTCATTTGGGCCAAAAGTTTTTCCATCGCCCAAGAGAGCGTCCAGGTTTCTATTGA